The following DNA comes from Pieris rapae chromosome 17, ilPieRapa1.1, whole genome shotgun sequence.
TCCtatctatgtatgtatatctaaTCCATAATTTGTTATTAGAGGTCATATTCAATTTTCATCAATGATTGattgtttaagtattttttatgttagttaCTTAGCTACACTTATCATGTAAtgaatagtaaattttaataaagtgatTCTTTTACAGACCCACAAACTGCAGCcaaaaataacagtttgtCGACATCAACAGCTGTGATAATAGTAGCAATTCTTTTTTTGTCTTCAGTTTTGGCCTTGGGATttctttataaacaatttcctGATTTAGAAGAGTAAGTTTTTCTGACATTTGTtttcttcatttatttctattagataattaaatcTTCTCGCCTGTTTAATCAGTTTTGTCAATCGAGGAggaattcataatttttttcggACAGGATTTCTTGTGCAAGAATTAATACTGTCTTGcacattaaaatacataattctaACTTATTATTACAGGCTCTTATCAAAAAGTGTTTAGTAGCCAAATTAACTACTtgcatctaaaataaataaatgaaatattttaagacaaCTTAAAAGTACAATCcacatttcaaaatttatcagCTCTggatgtgtttatttttcatgGTTTCCATAACTAAACTActtatacaaatgtataatataataaattttatggtattattttggtattacagtaaagaaaaacaacatttgaaattaCCATGGGATCTTGATGATGCAAAAAACCTTGGTCTTGTTTTAGATAGATAtaaagaaaagtatttttatgaagTATTACTAGGAGTGTTTTTGGTCTATATATTGTATCCTTTTATAGTCAATGCTACTATAATGAATAGGAAATTAAGCTATGGGTTTATGtagagaaattttaaaattagagattcattttttataataaagtgtcATTTAGAAACATGATGAACTTGTTACACATGTTTTGTAATATGcaatctaaaaattattatgcttCAATAATGttccataattaattattcagttTGCAAACATTTGCAATACCAGGCTCTTTATTCCTCAGTATACTTTCAGGATTTTTGTTTCCATTTTATTTTGCCTTAATTTTAGTATGTTGTTGTTCTGCTATTGGAGCGAGTCTCTGTTTCTTCTTATCAAACATACTAGGCAAGAGAGttgtgaaaatgttttttcctGAAAGAGCAGCACAGTGGTCCATTGCTGTGGAAAAGCACAAACACAATTTGCTCAATTACATGATATTTTTGAGGGTCACACCATTTTTACCCAACTGGTTTATTAACTTGACTGCACCAGTCATTGGAGTTCCATTGGTGCCTTTTGCTTTGGGAACTTTTATAGGTGAGTATAAAAGTTAATGCTTTCTTATTTCCATGTGCTAAAGCCAGACAGTAATAAAGTATAGTTGTTGGCACTGAAAAAGACATTTTGTTAATGGTTCTCAGTAAGTAtagttatatatgtaatccatattataaaaaatgaaacagGCACCTACAATCCTTGGTTTTGGTcttatatttgtgtatgttctgtgatattttttgtctAATAGTGACTATTAAGGTGTAAGGCTGGTTTCTCgatttcattataatgttttctttcactaCTCAAACAAGCATTTTAAGTGCATAAAATGAATCCAGCAAGAGATTGAACCTATGACTTCAGGGAGAGTTGCATGCTAAAGTCACTAGGCAAACTtttcactatttatttaagaagtaATAACTATAATTTCACAATAGTGATAACTTTTTTTAGGTGTCGCCCCACCATCGTTTGTTGCCATACAAGCTGGTCAGACGTTGCACACTCTGACATCCACCCGTGATGCATGGTCATGGACTTCAATGACTGTACTGGCTCTGTTTGCCATAATCTCTTTAGTACCTGTTTTACTTAAGCAAAAACTTAAGAAAAAGtttgaataacaatttttgtttgtagttaatttattttagatgaaTTGATAGTATGATTAAATGTACATTCCGAGggaatgattaatt
Coding sequences within:
- the LOC110996114 gene encoding transmembrane protein 41 homolog isoform X1, with translation MSVSSRRQNRELRSHQGEVIIQDPSISSTMKNPAYIIKKDSIGLRYPVQNPQTAAKNNSLSTSTAVIIVAILFLSSVLALGFLYKQFPDLEDKEKQHLKLPWDLDDAKNLGLVLDRYKEKYFYEVLLGVFLVYIFLQTFAIPGSLFLSILSGFLFPFYFALILVCCCSAIGASLCFFLSNILGKRVVKMFFPERAAQWSIAVEKHKHNLLNYMIFLRVTPFLPNWFINLTAPVIGVPLVPFALGTFIGVAPPSFVAIQAGQTLHTLTSTRDAWSWTSMTVLALFAIISLVPVLLKQKLKKKFE
- the LOC110996114 gene encoding transmembrane protein 41 homolog isoform X2, yielding MSVSSRRQNRELRSHQDPQTAAKNNSLSTSTAVIIVAILFLSSVLALGFLYKQFPDLEDKEKQHLKLPWDLDDAKNLGLVLDRYKEKYFYEVLLGVFLVYIFLQTFAIPGSLFLSILSGFLFPFYFALILVCCCSAIGASLCFFLSNILGKRVVKMFFPERAAQWSIAVEKHKHNLLNYMIFLRVTPFLPNWFINLTAPVIGVPLVPFALGTFIGVAPPSFVAIQAGQTLHTLTSTRDAWSWTSMTVLALFAIISLVPVLLKQKLKKKFE